The proteins below come from a single Branchiostoma floridae strain S238N-H82 chromosome 5, Bfl_VNyyK, whole genome shotgun sequence genomic window:
- the LOC118415543 gene encoding monoglyceride lipase-like, with the protein MGDGENTAIQYRQDTLEGATTRPLQELQGAEQNIGHGQSQGYPADIKSFDEYVQDVLQHADKMRAANPGIPLFVFGQSMGGSVTILSALERPTLFAGVIVSAPGIIPAPESATTFRVLAAKALAFFAPRAGVARIETHMLSRDTAKVKAFEEDPLVFHGRVCARLAVQLMSAMERIQREVHNFRTPLLALHGDQDKMALIDGTKLLYQHASVADKQMKIYPGVYHEPLFELEPDAQTARRDIVTWVAERIQAGQYQHDTLEGAATQPLQELQGAEQNHI; encoded by the exons ATGGGTGATGGAGAGAATACGGCAATACAGTACCGCCAGGACACACTAGAGGGCGCAACGACACGGCCCCTACAAGAGCTACAGGGTGCAGAGCAGAACA TCGGACACGGCCAGAGCCAGGGTTACCCTGCTGACATCAAGAGTTTTGACGAGTACGTTCAGGACGTGTTGCAGCACGCAGACAAGATGCGAGCCGCGAACCCCGGTATTCCGCTCTTCGTCTTCGGACAGTCCATG GGAGGATCCGTCACCATTCTATCAGCCCTGGAACGTCCCACTCTGTTTGCAGGGGTGATCGTATCCGCCCCTGGGATCATTCCCGCGCCGGAGTCTGCTACCACATTTCGG GTGTTAGCTGCCAAGGCGCTGGCTTTCTTCGCGCCGAGGGCTGGGGTAGCGAGGATTGAGACACATATGCTCAGCCGGGACACTGCTAAG GTGAAGGCGTTTGAAGAAGACCCGTTAGTATTTCACGGCCGTGTCTGTGCGCGCTTGGCGGTCCAGTTAATGAGCGCCATGGAGCGGATCCAGCGCGAAGTGCACAACTTCCGCACGCCTCTGTTGGCCCTGCACGGCGATCAGGACAAGATGGCTCTCATCGACGGAACCAAGCTTCTGTACCAGCACGCCTCAGTGGCGGACAAACAGATGAAG ATCTATCCCGGCGTTTACCACGAACCTCTGTTTGAGCTGGAGCCGGACGCCCAGACCGCACGCCGCGACATTGTAACATGGGTGGCGGAGAGAATACAGGCCGGGCAGTACCAACATGACACACTAGAGGGCGCAGCGACACAGCCCCTACAAGAGCTACAGGGTGCAGAGCAGAACCATATCTGA
- the LOC118416654 gene encoding monoglyceride lipase-like isoform X2, whose translation MIIHGLSGHCQRYEELATELNKEGVLVFAHDHVGHGQSQGHSADIKSFDEYVQDVLQHADKMRAAHPGIPLFVFGQSMGGSVAILSALERPTLFAGVIVSAPGVIPAPETATRFRVSAAKALAFFAPRTGVARIEAHLLSRDTAKVKAFKDDPLVFHGHVCARWAVEFLSAMERIQREVHNFRTPLLALHGDQDKMALIDGTKFLYQHTRRADKQLKIYPGVYHEPLFELEPDAQTARRDIVTWVVERI comes from the exons ATGATTATCCACGGTTTGAGCGGACACTGTCAGAGATATGAAGAACTCGCCACAGAACTGAACAAAGAGGGTGTCCTGGTCTTTGCACACGACCACG TCGGTCACGGCCAGAGCCAGGGTCACTCTGCTGACATCAAGAGTTTTGACGAGTACGTTCAGGACGTGTTGCAGCACGCCGACAAGATGCGAGCCGCGCACCCCGGGATTCCGCTCTTCGTCTTCGGACAGTCCATG GGAGGATCCGTCGCCATTCTATCAGCCCTGGAACGTCCCACTCTGTTTGCAGGGGTGATCGTATCGGCCCCTGGGGTCATTCCCGCGCCAGAGACTGCTACCAGATTTCGG GTGTCAGCTGCGAAGGCGCTGGCTTTCTTCGCCCCGAGGACAGGGGTAGCGAGGATTGAGGCACATCTGCTCAGCCGGGACACTGCTAAG GTGAAGGCCTTCAAAGACGACCCGTTAGTATTTCACGGTCATGTCTGTGCCCGCTGGGCAGTCGAATTCCTGAGCGCCATGGAGCGGATCCAGCGTGAAGTGCACAACTTCCGCACGCCTCTCCTGGCCCTGCATGGTGACCAGGACAAGATGGCTCTCATCGACGGAACCAAGTTTCTGTACCAGCACACCAGAAGGGCGGACAAACAGTTAAAG ATCTATCCCGGCGTTTACCATGAACCTTTGTTTGAGCTGGAGCCGGACGCCCAGACCGCACGCCGCGACATCGTGACATGGGTGGTGGAGAGAATATAG
- the LOC118416654 gene encoding monoglyceride lipase-like isoform X1, protein MIIHGLSGHCQRYEELATELNKEGVLVFAHDHVGHGQSQGHSADIKSFDEYVQDVLQHADKMRAAHPGIPLFVFGQSMGGSVAILSALERPTLFAGVIVSAPGVIPAPETATRFRVSAAKALAFFAPRTGVARIEAHLLSRDTAKVDTLPLQVKAFKDDPLVFHGHVCARWAVEFLSAMERIQREVHNFRTPLLALHGDQDKMALIDGTKFLYQHTRRADKQLKIYPGVYHEPLFELEPDAQTARRDIVTWVVERI, encoded by the exons ATGATTATCCACGGTTTGAGCGGACACTGTCAGAGATATGAAGAACTCGCCACAGAACTGAACAAAGAGGGTGTCCTGGTCTTTGCACACGACCACG TCGGTCACGGCCAGAGCCAGGGTCACTCTGCTGACATCAAGAGTTTTGACGAGTACGTTCAGGACGTGTTGCAGCACGCCGACAAGATGCGAGCCGCGCACCCCGGGATTCCGCTCTTCGTCTTCGGACAGTCCATG GGAGGATCCGTCGCCATTCTATCAGCCCTGGAACGTCCCACTCTGTTTGCAGGGGTGATCGTATCGGCCCCTGGGGTCATTCCCGCGCCAGAGACTGCTACCAGATTTCGG GTGTCAGCTGCGAAGGCGCTGGCTTTCTTCGCCCCGAGGACAGGGGTAGCGAGGATTGAGGCACATCTGCTCAGCCGGGACACTGCTAAG GTAGATACTCTTCCATTACAGGTGAAGGCCTTCAAAGACGACCCGTTAGTATTTCACGGTCATGTCTGTGCCCGCTGGGCAGTCGAATTCCTGAGCGCCATGGAGCGGATCCAGCGTGAAGTGCACAACTTCCGCACGCCTCTCCTGGCCCTGCATGGTGACCAGGACAAGATGGCTCTCATCGACGGAACCAAGTTTCTGTACCAGCACACCAGAAGGGCGGACAAACAGTTAAAG ATCTATCCCGGCGTTTACCATGAACCTTTGTTTGAGCTGGAGCCGGACGCCCAGACCGCACGCCGCGACATCGTGACATGGGTGGTGGAGAGAATATAG